One window of the Hemiscyllium ocellatum isolate sHemOce1 chromosome 11, sHemOce1.pat.X.cur, whole genome shotgun sequence genome contains the following:
- the LOC132820082 gene encoding fat storage-inducing transmembrane protein 1-like has translation MKLKGFWHSLCSCAVAEREKCRVILWDALVFVTDQIAAVLGSPIVRGYYHLWLAALVIFGPLLQFYISPRVIFANKRNYFHVRLVECCWSWTVLLAGGYVLLLSSGPSGNPLPALKPLSRLAVGAGVRLLCARAFSWIEEVTGSCFEPASRGLLLLVEEEEAGGEAGAWAWARAAGWGLAGRRAACLLEPGRLWLGYELSGDTFMLCFASLVLAEELSAFQNYLGAGHTACGPLRLLFLLTATFLLLWNGLLLLSVTFFHRYSQKLAAAALAQLAWHLTYRRWYRCSWSPGYPGQGLTCPRPGPYPGPGRCVCGATRRRSYTWDPASDTLLYRE, from the exons ATGAAGCTAAAGGGCTTTTGGCACTCCCTCTGCTCGtgtgcagtagcagagagagaaaaGTGCAGGGTGATCCTCTGGGATGCCCTGGTGTTTGTAACTGACCAGATTGCCGCAGTCCTCGGAAGCCCGATCGTGCGAGGTTATTACCACCTGTGGCTGGCTGCGTTGGTCATCTTCGGGCCTCTGCTCCAGTTTTACATCAGCCCCAGGGTCATCTTCGCCAATAAAAGGAACTACTTCCATGT GCGGCTGGTGGAGTGCTGCTGGTCTTGGACGGTGTTGTTGGCGGGAGGTTATGTGTTGCTGCTGAGCTCGGGGCCTTCAGGCAACCCGCTGCCGGCCCTGAAGCCCCTCAGTCGCCTGGCAGTGGGGGCCGGTGTCCGGCTACTGTGTGCCCGGGCCTTCTCCTGGATCGAGGAGGTGACCGGATCGTGCTTTGAGCCTGCATCCCGGGGCCTGCTGCtgttggtggaggaggaggaggcaggaGGTGAGGCTGGAGCTTGGGCCTGGGCCAGAGCTGCAGGCTGGGGCCTAGCGGGTCGCCGTGCTGCCTGCCTCCTGGAGCCGGGCCGCCTGTGGCTGGGCTATGAGCTGTCTGGGGACACCTTCATGCTCTGCTTCGCCTCACTGGTGCTAGCCGAGGAGCTGTCAGCCTTCCAAAATTACCTGGGCGCTGGGCATACGGCCTGTGGGCCCCTCCGGCTGCTCTTCCTTCTCACTGCCACCTTCCTGCTGCTCTGGAATGGCCTGCTGCTCCTCTCTGTCACCTTCTTCCACCGATACTCCCAGAAATTAGCCGCTGCTGCCCTCGCCCAGCTcgcctggcacctcacctatcgCCGTTGGTACCGGTGCTCCTGGTCGCCAGGCTACCCTGGACAAGGCCTCACCTGCCCCAGGCCTGGCCCATACCCCGGGCCTGGGCGCTGTGTGTGCGGGGCAACCCGCAGAAGGAGCTACACCTGGGACCCAGCCTCTGATACCCTCCTGTACCGGGAGTGA